Genomic window (Daucus carota subsp. sativus chromosome 5, DH1 v3.0, whole genome shotgun sequence):
tcctgtggaggatacctcgttccataaccaaacgaatcccaagtaacattaacatctagtgctaagaatgcttcagcaagagagtccgttaatatatcagcaaagcgaccaattcgttctaccaccgcgtcaatacgccggattatccttcggtatTGTGCtgcattcaatgttgaatcagcaggtgattgaattacagattggttactcgcactggtagaaagtagaggacaagtgtctccacatgcattaggaattgagtctgagtgagctctaattctgtgccaattggTCATCTGaagttcctgagtgacttcgaccgcttcatcatcctctgattcttcctcttttggaattttccaccttaggtctctgtgctcagcagcagccaggttctctatcagttcgtaagcatcatcgaagctcttgctccacaaatttcctccagctgccacgtctaactctgctctacattgaccattaagacccctgtagaaataatgaattgccattccaggaggcatgccatcttcattgagattttcgagaattttcttgaaccggtcccaagctaaacaaagatattctcccgagaattgagagaatttacttttAGTGTccttgatagctgatactttaattagaggataaaacctggtaCAGAACATTTtttccaacttgttccagctattagtggtgcttgccgagagagagagaaaccacgatcgtgctacatcacgtagcgtgaatggaaagagtctcagcttcaccagatccttaggtccgatactgaaatccaatgcaatactgaattcctcgaatttccttagatgcaggtttgggtcctcaagaactgacccccccaaattgaatagtatcttgcagcctgagaatgattgatggcttaatTCGAATACccctggctgatatcgctggctcaattgtgtcagcctgattatcattgattttcaaacgagaaaattcatgtgacgcctcaccaactgctgtccttgcatattccattgtttcagaatcagaagaagaagatgaatccattgcttccttacgagctttagaacgtgttagcataaacgcgactcaagtacctgaaataaagagaagaagaaaagtgagaagagaatagaatcctagtcagtgaattttaatgcacactgatgacaagtacataaactaattaattaacaccgagtccccggcagcggcgccaaaaacttgttcgcaaaaatctacacgcaagcgcacgtgatcataagtaatatatttgttcgttcccacagagactggtgaattaagaatacgcacctatgcaacaatgtatgagtaattatcactgctaagacaattaacaaggatgtgttcttttatactaataactaaatttactaatcaaattcagaataggaaaacacatgggattctaacttcattatcgaattcatctagaattgaaattactgattaacatgcgactgttgatcctaatcagacaacacgaaagtaatacatgccaactctcgttgcacacatatcataccaatcaaaatccacaattaagacagaaatctcatggacaccaacaaagctcagaccctatatctctatagcggtagtgtaagcagagaggtttaatagcaggtcgtctatcgtgattacacagggtgataaaaatagttcaagtctaccacaaattatgtttcattcacataatcctatgtttacatggcatagttctaaattcaatcatccactctcgcttcagaaagaattaacaaacaacttagaagttagctacgctcctaagaagaataagcacggctcatgcaaagaaatcaacgtacgtcacaaaatcaagtaattaatattctttactagactacatcgataagtccattagaatcccatgaaggcggttagttcatactcgaactaatcgacatcatgggttctaatgaaagcatgataattaaactacgagaattaaacggaataaaagtacttgaattaataataaagaacacaacgttacagatttgatgttcacgatctcgctcgaaactgtcacttcctcgcgaagaacgatccaatacaaactgataatgtgcttgattacaagagaaaaactgataaaactatattacgaTATTCTACTCTCtaaaaaactacttggaggctagggtttttacacatgagaaattaaaatacattgaccaagtcaaccgggcctcgaccgctgctaaaatccatcagaaaagcttcaaaaatcggcccgggacacttctgctgggcgcggccgcgctaaactagcgcaggcgcgctagtggtgacagtagctagcgcgggcgcgctaacatctagcgcgggcgcgctactgtctgccactggcagcccgtttcttcgttttcagctcgttctcgcgtgcatgcccttcctcgctctagtaccactttcgtaggtgatcacggttgcatttagcacatgcaacaagccctttaaacccctagatagctctagtggacgagtgtgttctcgtgagggtttgtagaagatgtacccacaaaatcccaagtcttgatgaatccacaattctctattcttgcaaataatgcaccaaaaacaacctaaaatgatagaaaatcacttcatcacctcaactcgtgacctgcacagaaaaacactaaaaacacatcaaaagacactaaacacttaagtacaaccaaccaatttaagtggaaatgaaggcctataagtgtgtataaataccgcttatcacacccccaaacttaaactgatgcttgtcctcaagcgtcaacgacactatacaaaaatacaatgcaatgcatgaatgcaactacgtgatgaatgagtaaactatgaagtaattgccttgccaattataatacctcagattgtgctaatgttctcgaatttcatctctctcgctactaagtcaattactcttctatttacaagtgttattgattgtgatcactatattcattaatatagtgaatgaattcggcctaacaagtggtatcagagccaggctgtTGATATACTTACAGtaagatcttaatcacacaatcatgtctgagaaatcacaaaccagtagatatgagtctcttagggttccgatcCTCTGGGCATCTGGATACTCTGTCTGGAGAGttagaatgatcatgtttctagaatctacagatccagaatatctggataggatttatgatggtccacacatgccaacaaagctttctgttgcagtaggagatgaaccccagaagatgatccccaaggaaaagaaggactatactccagaggacatctcatcaatcagtaaggatgcaaaggtgaagcacttgttgcatagtgctctggacaatgctatgtccaacAGGGTAATTGGATGCAagactgcaaaggagatatgggatgctttggaaatcagatgtcaaggaactaaagccatcaaaaagaacagaagaaccatacttactcaagagtatgaacactttgattccaaggctggtgaatcattgacagATATATATGATAGATTTGTTAAACTACTGAATGATTTATCTTtggtggataaagaatatgacttagaggactcaaatctcaaattcctatttgctcttcctgaaaagtgggatttgaaggtaaccactataagggataatcatgatcttgaagaacTAACTCTTGATGAtatttatggaagactgaaaacctatgaacttgagatggaacagaggagcaaacgtcatggaggcaaatcaaagcctgttgctctaaaagttcaagaggaagatGCTAAGAACAAAGGGAAagcacatgtcacaaagtctgatactgagtcatcaaactctgataatgactcaaactctgatattccctcagactctgaggacaatgatgatgagatgatgcagctagCAGCATTGATGATTAAAAGCTTCAaaaagatggcttacaagaagtTTAACAAAGGAAAGAGTTTCTCaagaaaagacagaaactctggtAAAACCTCTGATAAGagaaacttcaggaagaatgaaggcaaagaagaaaaatctggaaaagctgataagtccaAATATACCtgctttaactgtggtgaaaagggtcattttgcaactgagtgcaagaaagccaagaaggaaaaagaacaagcctttatcaccaagaaaggaagctggttagactcatcatcagaatcagaggaggaagttaactatgccttgatggcaaacactgataaCAGCTCTGGagctgttgaaactaaggtacctcattccactcttgcctttgatactgaagatataactgagttaagactgTTTCTTAAAACattgcatgttagttatagagatcagactttagagaatgacagattaaaatctgagatcttagatgttaagaaaaggaataattatcttgagaaagaactagttcagatgttggaagttcagaaagaaagagattatTCTATCTTCATTAAAGATGAgttattaaagaaaaatgcttctcttgaatcagaacttgctaaggaaagagagataatcaaaacatggactaactcaggaaaaaTCACTCAGAATATCTTCGAAAGTGGAAAATGGAAGAGAGGTCTAGGATacactgataaaaatgaagctgagccTGTTAAGCAAGGATCTATTAAATCTGAAACTCCTAAGGTTGCATCAGTcagatttgttgctgaatcaaagACTCATGACAAATCCAAAACTGATAAGCCTAAACATGTTAATATAggcttaatgactcagaaacagcttaagcataagctcaaagAGGTAAAACAAGAatacaggattaaggaacctaggaagaACAGAAATGGAaaggtaggaataaacaaaatcaacaactacatgcctattcctaaTGCTCCCAGGAAAActtgccataactgtggaaattctaaccatcttgcttctttttgcaggaagaataaggacatatACACTTTGTCTGCTAAATCAGAAGTTAGAAATAAGAATGTTAGATATAGACCTGataatccttgttttcattgtggcaGCCtgtggcattctatttatacttgtaaAGAATACCAAAgcttgtattatgattattatgaagtGAAACcctctttgaagaaaaagattgattctcctgtttcaaactctgataaaaagtctgttagcataaacactgatttaaactctgataaatcttccgctgccagtgttaacaaacttaacaagaacaaaggatccaaacAAGTCTGGttccttaaaactaaccattagtggttttgtgattgcagggcaacatgaaaaatatcctagttctggacactggatgctcaggacatatgacaggaaataaagtcCTGCAATCAGattttgtggagaaggctggcccaaatgtttcttatggagatggcaacatggGAAAAattttgggatatggcaacatcaatcttggaaatgtcatcatacaatcagtagctctggtctcaggacttaagcataaTCTTCTCAGCATAAGTCAGAtttgtgacagaggatatcatgtcaatttctttgAGGAACACTGTGAAGTGGTTAGCAAAAGCACTGGAAAGACTGTTCTGAAGGGATATAGACATGgtaacatctatgaagccaagcttactttaaactctgataactcTGCAATTTGTTTACTGAGCAGAGCCAGTGTTGAAGATAGCTGgaattggcacaagaaactttctcacctgaacttcaataatataaatgagttagtgaagaaagatcttgtaagaGGACTGCCCAAATCAGTATTTACACCAGATGGTCTttgtgactcctgtcagaaagcaaaacaaagGAAATcatcattcaaaagtaaaactgagtcctccattcttgagccttatcatctgctacatgttgatctttttggcccagtaaatatcatgtccattgcaaagaaaaaatatactctggttattgttgatgaatttaccagatttacctgggtatattttcttcacagtaAAGATGAGACATCTTCTCTTCTGATTGAACATGTCAAGCAAttggacaaaatttctaaagatgcagtaaagatcatcaggagtgataatggcactgagttcaagaattctaaaatggaagagttctgcaaagcaaatggaatCAAGCAAAAAttctcagcacctggaacaccacaacaaaatggtgttgtagaaagaaagaacagaactctgatagaagctgctagaaccatgctggaagaagcaaaattgccaacttatttctgggctgaggctgtgcaaactgcttgcttcacacaAAATGCTACactgataaataagcatgggaaaacaccatttgatatggttaaaggcagaaaaccaaatctaaAATAATGCTTTGTTCTCAaaagtcatcctgaacagttgaccaaatttgaattaaaggctgatgaaggaatctttgttgggtATCCTCTGTCAACCAAagctttcagagtttacaatctgagaacaagagtagtcatggaatcaattcatgtctcgtttgatgacaagaaaataacaGGTATGGACGATTTTGATgaacatgagcaactgagatttgaagatgaagatgcattctctgactccataaactctgattctgaaattatatcagagtttgtcactTCACATCAACAACCTCAAGCACACgttgagggggagcattttCACAATGAACatctggatgaaaatgatgCAAACTCGgcatcaactgccacatgaaaggaagttgacaaagtctcatacaccagatctaataactggagatccagatgctggagtacagacaagatctgcaactgcaaatgAGTGCCTATTTCATTCATTCCTATCTCAGACAAAACCCAAGAAAGTGGAGGAGGCTCTTAAGGATGctgactgggtaacagcaatgcaagaagagcttaatgaatttgagagaaacaaagtctggacattagtaccaagaccaaagaacagatcagtagttggtaccaaatgggtgttcagaaacaaaacagatagtgatggtgtaatcacaagaaataaagccagactggtagctaagggatattctcaacaagaaggaattgactatgatgagacctttgctccagttgccagattagaaGCCATCAGAATCTTTTTGGCCTAcactgcacacaagaaattcaaagtttttcagatggatgtaaagagtgcttttcttaatggggagctggaggaagaagtgtatgttgaacaacctccaggttttgtagacTCTAAATTTCCAGACTATGCCTACAGACTTGATaaggcactctatggactaaagcaagcaccaagagcatggtatgaaactctggctcaatttcttttggacagaggtacaattgacaaaactttattttatctcaaccatggtaatgatttgcttttagttcaagtttatgtggatgatatcatttttggatctactaatcctaaactctgtgagagattctcaaagcttatgcagtctagatatcaaaTGAGCATGATTGGAGAgttgagctattttctgggacttcaagtcaaacagactgatgagggtattttcattaatcagtctaaatatactagAAACTtactaaagaaatttggcatgtaGGATAGCTCAgttgctaccactccaatggcaacagccactaagttagataaagatactggagcaccagtagaaattactaactacagaggaatgataggctcacttttatatctaactgcaagtagacctgatatcatgtttgctacttgtctatgtgcaagatttcaagcagatcccaGAGAACCACATTtagtagcagtcaaaaggatctTCAAGTACCTTAAGGGTACAGTTGaaatgggactctggtatcccagagaatcagactttacactcattggttactctgatgcagattttgcaggatgcaaaatagacaggaaaagtacaagtgggagttgtcaatttcttggaggaagattagtctcttggttcagtaagaaacaaaaatctatctccacatccactgcagaggcagagtatatgttaggtccagatacgattgtagaagggggggttggatacaatcgtcacaaaataatcgcggcggaataatctgattggagtttaacttgttaaacagatttaaattaattaatataacaatttttaggtcgttatataattaatatggttcgttttaaagtccactagttcgtagaataaatttgacaggaagtattctaacttagcggattaaaacaaccgagtgatcaaagcacagaaaactgtggattaaacaatagcaagtttagcacaacttgaaagctttacaatgcaatgaacaagaacaaatgaagtggtgaagccatatatataggcaaacccttgaactaatatgacaaagctaggcatgacaactcttaggaagctctatgacaattacacaagtgctatgacaaaaggtatgacaattagaagcattgtcatggcacaagtgagaaggtatgacaatctaagggaaggtatgacaatcagaatgacaaaccaagggaaggtatgacaattacaagcattgtcatgctctcttagaataggtatgacatccgtatgacaaacggtatgacaatcagtgggaaggtatgacaatcgaaaCTTGGTGGCTAAGGCTTCAAGTGGCATGACAAAcagtatgacaaaccaaggcattgtcataccttgcgacttcggtatgacaatgaccaattgtcatgcctaagtcattcggtatgacaaaccaaaggtttgtcatgcctcctgactatggcaggtgacaaagtgcggtatgacaatcaattagattgtcataccgtgctcaaaaaccatataaCAATTGATTttccttatataattaattcaataattatccacttaattatattaattatataaattcataaattaaattaattcgagtgtgaattaatttaataaataaattacataacttatataattattttgagatgtgaataaattaaaagaataattatattgagcacttcttcagcagcaggtcttctgacttcctttaaaagatctgattctttgtcttgattgaacgaccacctattgttgatgcagaatatttaatctgagtagctgacacacaaatgtactgtctggttcatctgtatctagctgaatcaaatattctttatcaattaaacatttgagaagtggcttgttcgtcgagtctttgtctttgtagttcttcttcataagtagaaatagtttggaatcttctgaataaataaagtattaaaactttataccttctggacttctggacgtgctacaaaatattatttgtacactgaggcttgaacatattaatgaacttctttcagtggtgtgtagctgcatcctgaaattcttcagacatatgattttaataaatcacttgacgttcttcgtacggattccttcaatagtgcttgctaatttactttctttcttatcagagttgagttgatactcttaaatacaaataggctaaacatatgcctttcaatctccccctatttgtttgttaacataacatgcaaattatcgagaggataactcaactaactgataagacaaaggattaaacatgaattgtaaatagcaaaaagtttctggtatttcattaaacattcaccagaattcaaacaagtacattagattacataaggatgttcttactgaacatatattacaaattccttaacaaatctaaagatcaacttctccttcttcgatatctgaactgtgaaggacaggagttgatggttcttctctggttggcacttctgatgtagtggactcaccacgcttcttacgttcccgTGCCAGAGCCaattgatgtaacacttccatctctacagggtcttcctggaagtccgatggctgagcctttgtaacattcttcatcctccggaaatattgagaaatattccttcgggtgcagtaagctagaatcacatcatcagcatcagacttggctttagaagcgaagcccttggttcgaagtaaagtggatgctagagccagttgcttagcaggatactttgataaagcctcttcattcagatagacagtgcttaagagctccttgtgaacgaacttaacacaatatggattcttgacaacctgtggactgttgaagacagcacaatccaacagcttatcacgaaggagttcgttcaggttggagcatcgctttaccttattgcgaagtacccaaagctcagacacagagaatgatttaagaaattcaatagataacctgaatgaaccatttctctgtgtatatacaatcagctcccactgttctagcaagttattgactccaacagtcaagtaatcaatttctaaagtgaaggcatgcataaagatatcctcgtcagggtttacctctcgaagatcgtagatcagagataagaactttctgtcattgaaagactccctttgaggtccattgaaaatcctctttgcgatgtcccagctttttccaactttccttttgatatcaagattcttctgcttgcacgcagcatcatagattttctgcttctctttcttgatttgctcttctgttatcaacttgtcctctagaagtttcttgtaatcacgaagcttacgcttcctagcttcattctcagctttaaacttccgaacattttcttcgtgttcaggatcaacaggttcttcatcctgaaataAATAGCTCTCCTcgaatttgccttcttcctctgcttgacggtatgTAGCATcaaagacgtcatcatcatccatgtcttgcggataatcatcataattgtcagaattgaagacattatcagattgatgtaacggctctttgccttttgacttttcagaattgtcaggagcagattcagaagtattccctttgttgctttgatttgaactatttccTCTGTCATCTCtatcacctttgtctccatctcctctatcttctctattctcccccttagttgagggtcctctctggaggtatcagcatctgactttgagttctttAGGAGTTGATCCAAttttctgtcgatatcatcaaattttgacatatatagtgcatgattagatctcatctcgacagtcaactcatgaatttctcctttaagctcatccctggaagaactggatggcctttcatcagctttcttctctagggtcaccaactgtgcaccctttagcctctcattttcagctatcatccgggctaattcagctctaagcttagacatttgttcctcaaacagatccgggtcagtgtgtgcactcacctcacgtacactcatagctgtttcactagcctcacgtgcatgtgtatcgctcggtgtttgcctttcatcactcattgtttgcactcttccagctgtacctgtataaactaccaatgccccctgagatgggttcaaaggtggtggaggaacaaattgtcctccggaagcctgtgagggcaagtttacttgcacattgccaagtaccgcctgatcagaaaagaaagtttgatcagaaaagttttcatacatgataaactggttttgaaaatctgtgcaatcagtaaacatagtaacctgtgtatttgtttagtcttgcactagcgtgagtgctagcgcagtgcttgactctgtacagggtaccgtggcagagcggtcaacttcaatggcttcattctgttgggagaatgagtccagagactgtttcattgcctgttccaagtccaagcctttttaggaaggcaaggatgaggctgcagatgtctccagggcttccaacctaggcttcttaatggaagacagagctgcgggttgactcgtcaaactgcttgagcttctctttctggcaatcttacgaataggttgagtagtagtgatgattgcagtgtttgcagaagaaagagttggttgaatgaattcgtcagcttggatatgaacctgtgtgttgtcaggttcattgctggtagtctggaaaacaaaatcaaggtcaccaacaaaatctgatgcatcaacattaaaattagatgagaagtcagaaagtacctgagctacctgtaggtcctgtcgaaaggactgcaactctggatttgatgttgagtcagcaggtaaaggttgggaggttgattgtgtttgtggtatatagtgggtgtgttgttgttgtggtagaggttcagatgaGGACGGTTGAGCttggaagaagttgtattcccactactagaaaaacaggATCAGACATCACAGATTAGACATCGGTTAAAAAAACCACCGATGTTAAAACCCTTTTTTACAtcgaaattttaaaaaccgatgtctattaaAAAACTAGACATCATCTTAGTGTAGAACCGATGTCTAAaacatgtttttaaaaaattggccGCGCTTCCCCGCTTCTATTCCC
Coding sequences:
- the LOC135152777 gene encoding uncharacterized protein LOC135152777, producing MSNRVIGCKTAKEIWDALEIRCQGTKAIKKNRRTILTQEYEHFDSKAGESLTDIYDRFVKLLNDLSLVDKEYDLEDSNLKFLFALPEKWDLKVTTIRDNHDLEELTLDDIYGRLKTYELEMEQRSKRHGGKSKPVALKVQEEDAKNKGKAHVTKSDTESSNSDNDSNSDIPSDSEDNDDEMMQLAALMIKSFKKMAYKKFNKGKSFSRKDRNSGKTSDKRNFRKNEGKEEKSGKADKSKYTCFNCGEKESEEEVNYALMANTDNSSGAVETKVPHSTLAFDTEDITELRLFLKTLHVSYRDQTLENDRLKSEILDVKKRNNYLEKELVQMLEVQKERDYSIFIKDELLKKNASLESELAKEREIIKTWTNSGKITQNIFESGKWKRGLGYTDKNEAEPVKQGSIKSETPKVASVRFVAESKTHDKSKTDKPKHVNIGLMTQKQLKHKLKEVKQEYRIKEPRKNRNGKVGINKINNYMPIPNAPRKTCHNCGNSNHLASFCRKNKDIYTLSAKSEVRNKNVRYRPDNPCFHCGSLWHSIYTCKEYQSLYYDYYEVKPSLKKKIDSPVSNSDKKSVSINTDLNSDKSSAASVNKLNKNKGSKQGNMKNILVLDTGCSGHMTGNKVLQSDFVEKAGPNVSYGDGNMGKILGYGNINLGNVIIQSVALVSGLKHNLLSISQICDRGYHVNFFEEHCEVVSKSTGKTVLKGYRHGNIYEAKLTLNSDNSAICLLSRASVEDSWNWHKKLSHLNFNNINELVKKDLVRGLPKSVFTPDGLCDSCQKAKQRKSSFKSKTESSILEPYHLLHVDLFGPQLDKISKDAVKIIRSDNGTEFKNSKMEEFCKANGIKQKFSAPGTPQQNGVVERKNRTLIEAARTMLEEAKLPTYFWAEAVQTACFTQNATLINKHGKTPFDMADEGIFVGYPLSTKAFRVYNLRTRVVMESIHVSFDDKKITGMDDFDEHEQLRFEDEDAFSDSINSDSEIISEFVTSHQQPQAHVEGEHFHNEHLDENDANSTKPKKVEEALKDADWVTAMQEELNEFERNKMDVKSAFLNGELEEEVYVEQPPGFVDSKFPDYAYRLDKALYGLKQAPRAWYETLAQFLLDREFSSSVEFVGLVGARTSVRVCREFELGVCSSSVQVYSSSLRVGGVAYHKLIGVVLYIELAS